In one window of Mytilus galloprovincialis chromosome 6, xbMytGall1.hap1.1, whole genome shotgun sequence DNA:
- the LOC143079838 gene encoding perlucin-like protein, with translation MFLSVILVACCISMIETITCDRSEEKAILSKIQSMSTSMQSSLASLENKINDNSCECGANEIKCPDGWKKYKGHCYFFSPDGKTWHDAEKQCTNMGGYLAKITDSAENSWVVDMLNKSAIFYHGFWMGMTDLKKEGEWRWVDGSSVRFYNWSPNQPDDNNNREDCGHFWSLHHYEWNDAPCNLDNMGYICECSHELNCRPFDEREKQEASE, from the exons ATGTTCCTTTCTGTAATTCTGGTTGCATGTTGTATTTCTATGATCGAGACAATCACATGTGACAGATCCGAAGAAAAGGCAATACTATCTAAAATACAGTCTATGTCTACGTCTATGCAGTCATCCCTTGCGTCATTAGAGAACAAGATAAACG ACAATTCTTGTGAATGCGGTGCCAATGAAATCAAATGTCCAGACGGTTGGAAGAAATACAAAGGTCACTGTTACTTTTTTTCGCCTGATGGTAAAACATGGCATGATGCTGAA AAACAATGTACAAATATGGGTGGCTACCTTGCAAAGATAACTGACTCAGCAGAAAACTCGTGGGTGGTTGACATGCTTAATA AGTCGGCTATATTTTATCATGGTTTTTGGATGGGGATGACGGACTTGAAGAAAGAAGGAGAATGGAGATGGGTCGATGGCTCGTCTGTTCGTTTTTACAACTGGAGTCCAAATCAACCGGACGATAACAACAATCGTGAAGATTGTGGTCATTTTTGGTCACTCCATCATTATGAATGGAATGATGCTCCGTGCAACCTAGACAACATGGGGTATATCTGTGAGTGTTCacat GAATTGAACTGCCGACCCTTTGATGAAAGAGAGAAACAAGAAGCATCTGAATGA